One window of the Devosia sp. 2618 genome contains the following:
- a CDS encoding TadE/TadG family type IV pilus assembly protein, giving the protein MRILFGWLRDTRGTAAIEFAILTPVFLLMLTGMLAYGIYFGAAHSLQQLSADAARTAIAGLNTAERNRLVGAFLADNAGSYALIDPSRLKVTIGDKPGDSDLYRVTLVYDASQLPIWNLYPPLPLPSQTITYSSTIRRGGI; this is encoded by the coding sequence ATGCGCATCCTGTTTGGTTGGCTCCGCGATACACGCGGGACGGCGGCCATAGAATTTGCGATCCTGACGCCGGTCTTTCTGCTGATGCTGACCGGGATGCTGGCCTACGGCATCTATTTTGGCGCCGCCCACTCCTTGCAACAACTGTCGGCCGACGCCGCCCGCACCGCAATTGCCGGGCTCAACACCGCCGAGCGCAATCGATTGGTCGGGGCATTTCTGGCGGACAATGCCGGCAGCTATGCACTGATCGACCCCTCCCGGCTCAAAGTCACCATCGGCGACAAGCCGGGCGATTCGGACCTCTATCGCGTGACGCTGGTCTATGACGCATCGCAATTGCCGATCTGGAACCTCTATCCACCGCTGCCGCTGCCCAGCCAGACAATCACCTATAGCTCAACCATCAGGCGGGGCGGGATATGA
- the truB gene encoding tRNA pseudouridine(55) synthase TruB gives MSQQPKRIKRAISGWVVLNKPYDMTSTQAVGKVRWLFGAMKAGHAGTLDPLATGILPIALGEATKAVPQVQDGTKIYRFAIKWGSATTTDDAEGEVVATSEVRPDQAALEAVLPQFTGTIMQRPPIFSALKIDGERAYDLARAGEVVELQPREIDVDAITLIEHGTEQSTLEVTCGKGTYVRSLARDIAEVLGTRGHVSFLHRAAVGPFHDDDALTIDQLEALSLEERDALLKSVSSGFADLPEIRLDAQQATAIRHGNAILLTGAGAPVSLDECWVSFKGEVLATGWVEFGQFKCRRVFN, from the coding sequence TTGAGCCAGCAGCCCAAGCGGATCAAGCGCGCCATCTCCGGATGGGTCGTGCTCAACAAGCCCTATGACATGACGTCCACCCAGGCGGTGGGCAAGGTGCGGTGGCTGTTTGGGGCCATGAAGGCCGGCCATGCCGGCACGCTCGATCCCCTCGCCACCGGCATTCTGCCGATCGCGCTGGGCGAGGCGACCAAGGCAGTTCCCCAGGTGCAGGATGGCACCAAGATCTATCGCTTCGCCATCAAGTGGGGCAGTGCCACCACCACCGACGATGCCGAAGGCGAGGTCGTGGCGACTTCGGAAGTGCGCCCCGATCAGGCTGCGCTTGAAGCCGTGCTGCCGCAGTTCACCGGCACGATCATGCAGCGCCCGCCGATTTTCTCGGCGCTGAAGATCGACGGCGAACGCGCCTATGATCTGGCCCGCGCCGGCGAAGTGGTTGAACTGCAGCCACGCGAAATCGACGTCGACGCCATCACCCTGATCGAGCACGGCACCGAGCAATCAACGCTCGAAGTCACCTGCGGCAAGGGCACCTATGTCCGCTCGCTTGCCCGCGACATCGCCGAAGTGCTCGGTACCCGCGGCCACGTGAGCTTTCTGCACCGTGCCGCCGTCGGGCCGTTCCACGATGACGATGCGCTCACCATCGACCAGCTCGAAGCGCTGTCGCTCGAAGAACGCGATGCCTTGCTGAAGTCGGTGTCCTCGGGCTTCGCCGACCTCCCCGAAATCCGCCTCGACGCGCAACAGGCAACCGCCATCCGCCACGGCAACGCGATCCTGCTGACCGGCGCCGGTGCCCCGGTATCGCTCGACGAATGCTGGGTGAGCTTTAAGGGCGAAGTGCTGGCAACCGGCTGGGTAGAATTTGGCCAGTTCAAATGTCGGCGGGTGTTTAACTAG
- the rbfA gene encoding 30S ribosome-binding factor RbfA, which produces MSKDNKPIGPSQRMLRVGELVRHALAAMFARGEVDDDALRGAVVTVPEVRMTPDLKIANAYIMPLGGLHAEEIVAALNRHRKFIRGRVAPQINMKFAPEMRFYVDDTFEEAGRIDALLRSDKVQKDLDDEDGETH; this is translated from the coding sequence ATGAGCAAAGATAACAAGCCAATAGGTCCAAGCCAGCGCATGCTGCGCGTCGGCGAACTGGTGCGCCACGCATTGGCCGCCATGTTTGCGCGTGGCGAAGTGGATGACGATGCGCTGCGTGGCGCCGTCGTCACCGTGCCCGAAGTGCGTATGACGCCCGACCTCAAGATCGCCAATGCCTACATCATGCCGCTGGGTGGCCTGCATGCCGAGGAAATCGTTGCGGCCCTCAACCGGCACCGCAAGTTTATCCGCGGCCGCGTCGCGCCCCAGATCAACATGAAGTTCGCACCCGAAATGCGCTTCTATGTCGACGACACGTTCGAGGAGGCCGGCCGCATCGATGCGCTGCTGCGCTCCGACAAGGTGCAGAAAGATCTCGACGACGAAGACGGCGAAACCCATTGA
- a CDS encoding siderophore ferric iron reductase translates to MARSYLFAQDDADAATTRLIATAARVTGFMKGEPGAARDGWYQPGGDNSLFLSQLHAALAATYPAAGPAFYAVRLWTNLLWQPAYLSVISAHIHGGVPDLTRLSQQRRGIYIDGYRLVPGQQSTGPVETLIDTVAAQLKTLAAAMLEEVNAEVKLKPLPAKRLFADRMLSLMVWLSQRRRDLPSEMIEAYTGQWLAALGLTGQGSLEPVEAPGGRRLLIVKRKGCCLDYLIDPDRFCSTCPKQDNAVRIARQTANALAELD, encoded by the coding sequence ATGGCCCGCTCCTACCTTTTCGCTCAAGACGATGCCGACGCCGCGACGACGCGCCTGATCGCGACCGCCGCCCGCGTCACCGGCTTCATGAAGGGCGAACCCGGCGCCGCCCGCGATGGCTGGTATCAGCCCGGCGGCGACAACAGCCTGTTCTTGAGCCAGCTGCATGCAGCCCTCGCCGCAACCTATCCCGCCGCCGGCCCGGCCTTTTACGCCGTCCGTCTGTGGACCAATCTGCTGTGGCAACCGGCCTATCTGTCGGTCATTTCAGCCCATATCCATGGCGGCGTGCCGGACCTCACACGCCTCAGTCAGCAACGGCGCGGCATCTATATTGATGGCTATCGCCTCGTCCCCGGCCAGCAAAGCACAGGCCCGGTCGAGACCCTGATCGACACTGTAGCCGCCCAGCTCAAAACGCTGGCCGCAGCGATGCTCGAAGAGGTCAATGCCGAGGTCAAACTCAAGCCGCTCCCGGCCAAGCGCCTGTTTGCCGACCGCATGCTGAGCCTCATGGTCTGGCTCAGCCAGCGCCGCCGCGATCTGCCATCTGAAATGATTGAAGCTTATACCGGCCAGTGGCTCGCCGCGCTCGGCCTCACCGGGCAGGGCTCTCTGGAGCCGGTCGAGGCACCGGGCGGACGGCGCCTGCTCATCGTCAAGCGCAAGGGATGTTGCCTAGATTACCTGATCGACCCGGATCGCTTCTGCTCAACCTGCCCCAAGCAGGACAACGCGGTCCGCATCGCCCGCCAGACCGCCAACGCGCTGGCGGAGCTGGATTAG
- a CDS encoding ABC transporter permease, producing MSQLQYFLALVAGGLSAAAFALSFATPLEQGLLLKAFLGLGFLSLIRFYVPLGLWADGAFALLGAVALLTSVGVFDPTPSFFWIALVVAWLFAWLFVERLSKTLAPRLSDNGGLGLLIPVVFGAALLVIWEVVTRGANIPPVLLPAPSMIAAQLVNSTPILWADFVQTFIKSVLPGYAIGCLSGLIVAILVDRSPFLKAGLLPIGNFMSALPIIGIAPIMVMWFGFDWQSKAAVVVAMTFFPMLVNTVAGLNASSIIERDLMRTYAAGYWQTLMKLRLPAAGPFIFNALKINSTLALIGAIVAEFFGTPVVGMGFRISTGVGRLAIDLVWAEIAVAAVAGSAFYGVIALIERGVTFWHPSVRGGRA from the coding sequence ATGAGCCAGTTGCAGTATTTTCTCGCTCTTGTTGCCGGCGGTCTTTCGGCTGCGGCCTTCGCCCTGAGCTTTGCGACGCCGCTCGAACAGGGGCTGTTGCTCAAGGCGTTTTTGGGGCTCGGCTTCCTGTCGCTGATCCGGTTTTACGTGCCGCTCGGGCTGTGGGCCGATGGGGCTTTTGCGCTGCTGGGTGCCGTGGCGCTGCTGACCAGCGTCGGGGTGTTTGACCCGACGCCATCGTTCTTCTGGATCGCATTGGTCGTGGCGTGGCTGTTTGCCTGGCTGTTTGTCGAGCGGCTGTCCAAGACGCTGGCGCCGCGCCTGAGCGACAATGGTGGGCTTGGGCTTCTGATCCCGGTGGTGTTCGGGGCCGCCTTGCTGGTGATCTGGGAAGTGGTGACGCGCGGGGCCAATATTCCGCCGGTGCTGCTGCCCGCGCCGTCGATGATCGCCGCACAACTGGTCAATTCGACGCCGATCCTGTGGGCCGATTTCGTGCAGACCTTCATCAAGTCGGTGCTGCCCGGTTATGCCATCGGGTGCCTCTCCGGGTTGATCGTCGCCATCCTTGTCGACCGCTCGCCATTCCTTAAAGCCGGGCTCTTGCCGATCGGCAATTTCATGTCGGCGCTGCCCATTATCGGCATCGCGCCGATCATGGTGATGTGGTTCGGTTTTGACTGGCAATCGAAGGCCGCTGTCGTTGTCGCGATGACGTTCTTCCCCATGCTGGTCAACACCGTCGCGGGGCTCAACGCCTCGAGCATTATCGAGCGCGACCTGATGCGCACCTATGCCGCCGGTTACTGGCAAACCCTTATGAAGTTACGGCTTCCTGCTGCGGGCCCCTTCATATTCAACGCCCTCAAGATCAACTCGACTCTGGCCTTGATCGGCGCAATCGTAGCGGAATTCTTCGGGACGCCCGTCGTGGGAATGGGCTTCCGAATTTCTACAGGCGTTGGCCGTTTGGCCATCGATCTGGTCTGGGCAGAGATCGCCGTTGCAGCGGTCGCGGGGTCTGCCTTCTACGGGGTGATCGCCCTCATCGAGAGGGGCGTCACCTTTTGGCATCCGTCTGTCCGTGGTGGACGGGCGTAA
- a CDS encoding SH3 domain-containing protein: protein MFEETKPSGTGRPLKFACPQLAWLLVFITLLTGPVFAQANNPSGLPLPRFASTRSDPINVRVGPGQRYEIAWTFLKAGIPVEIIQEFDTWRKIRDVDGDEGWIHQNLLTGTRVGYVAPLVGNGEIVLRSSQSDEAGVRARLGPGLKVTVKECDGTWCEVNAASQDPNQRSTTYSGYLHQEELWGVYPDEVFD, encoded by the coding sequence ATGTTTGAAGAGACCAAGCCCAGCGGCACCGGCCGTCCCCTCAAATTTGCATGCCCTCAGCTGGCCTGGCTGCTGGTTTTCATCACGCTATTGACCGGTCCGGTTTTCGCGCAGGCCAACAATCCCAGTGGTCTGCCGCTGCCGCGCTTTGCCAGCACGCGGTCTGATCCGATCAATGTGCGCGTCGGCCCCGGCCAGCGCTACGAAATCGCCTGGACCTTCCTCAAGGCGGGAATTCCGGTGGAAATCATCCAGGAGTTCGACACCTGGCGCAAGATTCGCGACGTGGATGGCGATGAGGGCTGGATTCACCAGAACCTGCTCACCGGCACGCGCGTCGGCTATGTTGCGCCGCTGGTGGGGAATGGCGAAATCGTGCTGCGTTCCAGTCAGTCCGACGAAGCCGGGGTGCGCGCGCGGCTCGGGCCGGGGCTTAAAGTTACGGTCAAGGAATGTGATGGCACCTGGTGCGAGGTCAACGCGGCCAGCCAGGACCCCAACCAGCGATCCACCACCTATTCGGGCTACCTGCATCAGGAAGAGCTTTGGGGTGTCTACCCCGATGAAGTGTTCGACTAA
- a CDS encoding D-glycerate dehydrogenase, with protein sequence MMSSQKPNILVTRRLPETIEARMATLFETHVNQDDVTLTSDDIVEGLEGKEVLVCSITDQIDADLIARLPKSVRLIAQFGNGIDNIDVEAAWAAGLTVTNTPSVLTEDTADMAMVLMLALPRRLVEGTQMLLRDRVWPGWSPTSMLGHRLRGKNLGIVGMGRIGTAVAQRAKAFGLNIHYFSRNRRPPAIETPLGATYWDDLDAMLEAVDIVSLHTPHTRETFHILSAERLQRMKAGSFVVNVSRPELVDEAALVDQIEAGHLSGAALDVFENRRGINPRLLALADTSKVVLTAHMASATLEARVEMGETVIVNIRAFMDGHPPPHRVLPDSAHNLRT encoded by the coding sequence CTGATGAGCAGCCAAAAACCAAACATACTGGTCACCCGACGCTTGCCCGAGACCATCGAGGCGCGCATGGCGACGCTCTTTGAGACGCACGTCAACCAAGACGATGTGACTTTGACCAGTGATGACATCGTCGAGGGGCTCGAGGGCAAAGAAGTGCTGGTCTGTTCCATCACCGACCAGATTGACGCCGATCTCATTGCCCGCCTGCCCAAAAGCGTCCGGCTGATCGCCCAGTTTGGCAATGGGATCGACAATATCGATGTCGAGGCGGCCTGGGCCGCAGGCCTGACGGTCACCAATACCCCCAGCGTTCTGACCGAAGACACCGCCGATATGGCGATGGTCCTGATGCTGGCTCTGCCCCGGCGCCTGGTCGAGGGCACCCAGATGCTGCTGCGCGACCGGGTCTGGCCCGGCTGGTCACCCACCTCGATGCTTGGACATCGCCTGCGCGGCAAAAATCTGGGCATTGTCGGCATGGGCCGCATCGGCACTGCCGTTGCCCAGCGCGCCAAGGCCTTTGGCCTTAATATCCATTATTTCTCGCGCAATCGTCGCCCGCCCGCCATCGAGACGCCGCTCGGCGCCACCTATTGGGATGACCTCGATGCCATGCTTGAGGCGGTCGATATCGTCTCGCTGCACACGCCGCACACCCGCGAAACCTTCCACATCCTTTCTGCCGAACGCCTGCAGCGCATGAAGGCAGGCAGTTTCGTGGTCAATGTCAGCCGCCCCGAACTGGTCGATGAAGCCGCTTTGGTCGACCAGATCGAAGCAGGGCATTTAAGCGGCGCTGCACTCGATGTGTTCGAGAACCGCCGTGGCATCAACCCGCGCCTCTTGGCGCTGGCCGATACCAGCAAAGTGGTTCTCACCGCCCATATGGCTTCGGCCACGCTCGAAGCGCGCGTTGAAATGGGCGAGACGGTCATCGTCAATATTCGCGCCTTCATGGATGGCCATCCGCCGCCGCATCGCGTGCTGCCCGATTCCGCACACAACCTGCGCACCTGA
- a CDS encoding ABC transporter substrate-binding protein, with protein MKKYIGGLLVSALALSAAPAFAADALTLQLKWVTQAQFAGYLVAESKGFYDEENLDVTILPGGPNVAPEQVIAGGGADIIVTWMAAGMAARESGVPLVNIAQPFKRSGLMMICPVENEIKTVKDFPGHTLGVWFFGNEYPFFAWMNKEGIATDGSAGGVTVLQQSFDIQPMIQGQADCISVMTYNEYGQALDAGYGPENLTIFNYTEMGNDLLEDGLYVLEDSLKDAAKVDAYTRFVRASMKGWAYAAEHPDEAAQIVVDMDDTGAATLEHQLYMTGEVAKLVDPADAKLDMATYERTVKALLDQSIIKAEPEGAYTTVVTDGL; from the coding sequence ATGAAAAAGTATATCGGAGGTTTGCTCGTCAGCGCCCTGGCGCTTTCGGCCGCTCCCGCGTTTGCGGCGGATGCGCTGACACTGCAGCTCAAATGGGTGACCCAGGCGCAGTTCGCCGGTTATCTCGTCGCTGAGTCCAAGGGGTTTTATGACGAGGAAAACCTCGACGTGACCATCCTGCCCGGTGGCCCCAACGTTGCGCCTGAGCAGGTGATCGCCGGCGGCGGTGCCGACATCATCGTGACCTGGATGGCAGCCGGCATGGCCGCACGCGAAAGCGGCGTGCCACTGGTCAATATCGCCCAGCCGTTCAAGCGCAGCGGCCTGATGATGATCTGTCCGGTCGAAAACGAGATCAAGACCGTCAAAGATTTCCCCGGCCACACGCTGGGCGTCTGGTTCTTTGGCAATGAATATCCGTTCTTTGCCTGGATGAACAAGGAAGGCATTGCCACCGATGGGTCGGCTGGCGGCGTGACCGTTCTCCAGCAGAGCTTTGACATTCAGCCGATGATCCAGGGCCAGGCCGACTGCATTTCGGTGATGACCTATAACGAATATGGCCAGGCGCTCGATGCCGGTTACGGTCCGGAAAACCTGACCATTTTCAACTATACCGAAATGGGCAATGACCTGCTTGAAGACGGGCTCTATGTGCTCGAAGACTCGCTCAAGGATGCTGCCAAGGTCGACGCTTATACGCGCTTTGTTCGCGCGTCGATGAAGGGCTGGGCCTACGCTGCCGAACATCCAGATGAAGCCGCACAGATCGTTGTCGACATGGACGATACCGGCGCCGCAACCCTTGAGCACCAGCTCTATATGACCGGTGAAGTCGCCAAGCTGGTCGATCCAGCCGACGCCAAGCTCGACATGGCTACCTATGAGCGCACCGTCAAAGCCCTGCTCGACCAGTCGATCATCAAGGCCGAACCAGAGGGGGCTTACACCACTGTCGTCACCGACGGGCTGTAA